The segment CATACCCAGCTCTGTACCAATGGACGTCTCTTCTTTCTGCCTCTGTTGAATCGAGGCTTGAGGTGCAGGCGGAGAAACACCACGGTGCACACCCCCGAACATCCTCCATTGATCATCAAAATCATAAGTGAAACCGCCGCCGCCGCTCACCAGGTGCATGTCACCAAAGCCGGTGCTTTCACTGCCAACACGACGATCTTCGAAACGCTGCTGGAGGTATTCATGGCGGAAACCAAGCGTAATAGCTAGCTGGCCAAAATCCAGCCTATCCTGAAGGTAAAATGCAAAAGCATCTGTTTTTGCTTTCCGGTTATCCTGGGTCCCGGGAATGCCAGCAGCCCGGTCAGTAATCGTACCATTAGCCGCCTGTGTAAAGGTATCCTGCCACTGAAAACGGTTTACTTGATCCTGATGATAGCGGCCACCTATGGTAAGCGTATGGTCAATAGCACCTGTGGTAAAACGATAATCTGCTGCACTCTCTGCCCCCCAGAGGTAATACGTACGATTATTCGCGCGCACTCTAAAAGTTCCTGCTGCTTCACCACGCAGTACATCCAGCGCAGTGCCACCTTCAGCCAGAGCCCGTGAAAGGTTAATGCCGTTGACATCCTGTAACTTATACCAGTTACGATCAAATTTATTATAATACAATGTACTTCTCAGATCGAGGTCGTCTGTCAATTCAATATAATGACGCAAATAGGTGCGGTAATGTTCCGTATCGATATTGTCAAAACGTGATGCCTGATATCGCCGGAAAGGATTCCTCTTAAAGTCTTCTTCTGTAAGGCCAAGGTACGTTTCATCAGCATCAAGGGTCGTATACCCGAACCGTCCCTCAATGCGCTGAAAAGCAGCCGTATTTGGCTCCCACATCAGCTTTACCATCGGTTCTGCAACGGTAAAGCCTGTGTCACCACCGCGGAAATCCGGTGTTGCGTCAATCTCTTTAAACCCCTCGGTATGCCGGTGATAGCCCTCTACCAGGTAGCCGAACCGCCCCCAGCCGGCCAGATCGAAGGTGTCCCCAAAGTAGGCATGCGTACGGATTTCATTTTGCCTGCCATACATTGTTCGTACATAGCCGCGCCGTGACTCGGGGATGGGAGTCGAGAGATAGTTTACAACACCACCGGTAATATGCGGCCCGTAGAGAATCTGGCTTGAACCTTTCAAAACCTCTATGCCACTCATACGTGCAATAGTTGGGCTATAATATG is part of the Candidatus Jettenia sp. AMX2 genome and harbors:
- a CDS encoding TonB-dependent receptor encodes the protein MSRAYSNNQLEVQNRKDHYVFFSFLKAVLGIMLCVTITFATSNFLFMVKVDAEMMETEEEKGEDVKFASDGDANTQEDENRKEYRMPGMTIIGSAEGARDLPGSGQYLGTDAIRQQSYADINRVLRQVPGVYLREEDGFGLFPNISVRGTDPGRSGRTTLMEDGVLTAPAPYSDPAAYYSPTIARMSGIEVLKGSSQILYGPHITGGVVNYLSTPIPESRRGYVRTMYGRQNEIRTHAYFGDTFDLAGWGRFGYLVEGYHRHTEGFKEIDATPDFRGGDTGFTVAEPMVKLMWEPNTAAFQRIEGRFGYTTLDADETYLGLTEEDFKRNPFRRYQASRFDNIDTEHYRTYLRHYIELTDDLDLRSTLYYNKFDRNWYKLQDVNGINLSRALAEGGTALDVLRGEAAGTFRVRANNRTYYLWGAESAADYRFTTGAIDHTLTIGGRYHQDQVNRFQWQDTFTQAANGTITDRAAGIPGTQDNRKAKTDAFAFYLQDRLDFGQLAITLGFRHEYLQQRFEDRRVGSESTGFGDMHLVSGGGGFTYDFDDQWRMFGGVHRGVSPPAPQASIQQRQKEETSIGTELGMRYTHAKTAFSGEVAGFFTHFNDLLVRESIGAGGVDENAGRARIYGAELSMQWDAGIANDWGFRNPYTITYTFTESEIRSDTPSLDAESIFAGGRKGSRIPYIPKHVLAAGTGLGFDRFSINTMGIYVHKTFTTASNTREQINIDGVPDARYGMVDSHFLLDVSADYRLTKNAKIFGGIQNAFDREYIASRHPHGPRPGAPFFAYTGLEVTF